The Drosophila innubila isolate TH190305 chromosome 2L unlocalized genomic scaffold, UK_Dinn_1.0 4_B_2L, whole genome shotgun sequence genome segment ATTGCATTCTGCGTTGTTGCAGTGAATGACCTGGAGACGGACTCATTGGAACTGGAGCGAATCTCTCGCCTTCACATGGGTGCTTATCTCTGCATTGCCTCAAATGGTGTCCCGCCCAGCGTCTCCAAGCGCATCAAAGTCAGCGTCGACTGTAAGTCATCAATAGATTGAATCAGCTCTTGGAAGTTGCTCTAAAAATTcgagtatttgttttttatagtttCCCCAATGGTCTGGATTCCACATCAACTGGTGGGTATTCCCATGGGCTTCAACGTAACACTGGAATGCTTCATCGAGGCAAATCCCACATCGCTCAATTACTGGACGCGAGAGAATGAACAAATGATTACCGAATCTTCCAAATACAAGtgagttatttaatttaagcagaGCGGTATCCGAAATCTACAAACGAAACAAACTGTCAGTGCATTATCAGCTTTATTAAATACagagattttattaaatctgttCATATAAAGCAGAagtgtataaaattttgaaaaaaaaaaattccagttatataatttataaaacttcTAATGTTTTGACCAGGGAtcgcaaaagaaaattgaactTTTATTCTCTGGTgaaaaagtacaaaatttatgaatgtGAATATAAGTTATTTATCAACTTGTAAAAGAAACATTGCcatgtgtctgtccgtctgtccgtctgtccgtccgtatgaacaaaaggatctcagcgACTATAAAAGGAAgactaaccaaatttggcacacatatttctatatagttaccccacgcagatcaagtttgtttcttatttaattgcGAAAAGCAATTAAGATactacagtttttatgatgattatctattatcccactgattCGCAttaagatcggacaagtagaacggcagatATGGCGATATATATTTTCAGAGGAATACAAgtattacttttatatatattgaaataagtaacgggtatcctatggtcgggatctcgactatagcctttcccacttgtttttattaaaaaaaaaaaagaaaatctatttgtatattatctGAAGTATATTCAACATTTTACTTTATACCGTATTGTGAGCGAAGCTGCgggtatttttgttatattgtggcatatatatttatttctgatAACAGAGACATTGAGCTGTGCTTAAGTGTAAAGTACTGCCTAGAGGTGAAAACAGTTTGTCAACGATAACGACAATGGCAAGATCGACAAATCGTCGCGGATTTAATGAACTGCTGTTCCTTTTACTTAGTCTTTGGGCGAGTTGCCAGGCAAGTCGTCCTGCTAATAAAGGTCTCGATACCCTTCTGGCGAATCAGATCCTTAGTTATGTGAACGAAAGTATTTCCGCGTGCGatgattattataaatatgcgTGTGGCAATTGGGGAAAAAAGCATGAGAGTGAGGACTTTTATGAAATTACTGGACTGATCGATCAGAAGGTGAATGAGAACATTGTGACGCTAATGGATGAGCTGGAGAAGCGTTCGCTTCAGCCCAACACTGTGGAGGCAAAAGCCTTGAGAGTCTACCAAACCTGCCGACGGCCAATAAATGGATCGCGATTGAGTAAACACTATGTGGAGCTAGTGCCGCCAAATGATCAGATCTCCTGGCCACAGTTTACAACCAAACCTGATCTCTGGGCGAGCCACAAGTTTAAATGGATGGAGACATTGGCGCGATTGCGACGATATGGCATGACAAATGTGTTCTTTCAGCTGGAAGTAATGCCACACTTGTTTAACAGCAGCcaattcataataattatCGACAATCCGAGCTTCGAGCAGGAGAAACTACGGCTCAAGTCACTGAGGATTACCAATATGAGTCTTCGGTTACTTGGCGTGGACAGACGCAGGATGCTGCGTCTTGCGGTCAAGGTCAAAACATTGGAGACCTCGATAATCGATCTGGCCACAGCGAATGAGGACGAAGAGAATTACGAAGACATAAGTCTGCGTCAACTGGAGGATACGACCCGAGGCAAATGGCGAAAGTTTTTGAATATTGTTCGAGATCGTAGATTAGCTGCCGACTACAAAGTGAAAGTGAATAATATAGAGTATCTCACTCGTCTGATCGATCTGCTCGATAACTATGATCGTGAGGTGCTTGCCACCTACATAATGCTTCACTTTGTGATGCACGTACAGGATGAGTCGATGGAAAGTGATGAGCCCATCGCCTGTGCTCAGGAAGTGCGACGCAACATGGAACTAGCTGCAAATCTGTTCTACGAGGAGCGTTTCATTGATCCGGACAAGCTGAGACTGCTTCAGGCCGATGTAGAGGATCTTTTTGGTCATCTGCGTAAACAGTTTCTGCTCAAACTTGACACGAATTATCTGCACTTGTATCCAAGTCAAATTGACATGCTCAGACTAAAGATGGATAAGATGACATTCAACATTGGCAACATTCCACAGAATGTGAATCGTTCTCAATTTGTGGCACAATTCTATGCGGACTTGCAACTGTCGGAGGAACAGGACTATGCACGGATTCATCTGCAACTTCTCGAGTTTCGCACAAGTCGCTGGTTTGGCCAGCTGGAGAAGCCAGCTTCGAATTCGAGCGACTTCTTCTTCATTTCCGACTCGAATTCGGCCATGAGCTCGACTCCATATTACATGCTGCGCCAGAATCTCATCATTATACCTTATGGGATTCTGCAAGAGCCCATCTTCCATCAAGATACCCATGATATCTTCAAGATCAGTCTGCTGGGCTTTCTGCTAAGTCACGAGTTAATGCATGGCTTCGTCTCGGGCGGCCTAGTCTTCGACTTCCAAGGAAATGGCTACGATTCAGGCGCTGAACTCAGCGAGCTAGATCGTTACTCAGATGCCCTGAGATGTCTCAATCGCAATGAAACCGATTATATAGTTGAACGTGAGGCGGACATTGCTGGCATACGATTGGCTTATGATGTCTACTTTGGTCCCGGCTCAACTTTTAGTCAAACGCAGCCCAGTTTTACGAGCGTACCGCTCAAGCAGTTCTTCTTCCTGAATTTGGCGCAGTTCTTCTGCGGAGATGCGCCAGAGAACGCGTTTGAGGAACATGATGACGATGAGATGCGTCTCAGGCAGGTGCTTATCAACTTTCCAGCCTTTGCCGATGCCTATAATTGTCGCAAGGATCTGGATAATATGCATCCTTCTAAAAAGTGTCGACTGtggtaattaaattgataaatgtttCTAGTCTGAACTCTAGATTGTGAAGAATGTAAAATGctaataaataattcttatcATTTATGTTGTCGGGCCGATTTATGATCAGGttcattttaaatctcaacttataaatttagttttagtgCTATCAGTCGATCTTTcagattttgacaaaaatattgatgcttatttcaattatttcaagTCATTTAAATGTGTAGAagaattattgtttaaataaaagttgtgtTGTACT includes the following:
- the LOC117779462 gene encoding membrane metallo-endopeptidase-like 1, with the translated sequence MARSTNRRGFNELLFLLLSLWASCQASRPANKGLDTLLANQILSYVNESISACDDYYKYACGNWGKKHESEDFYEITGLIDQKVNENIVTLMDELEKRSLQPNTVEAKALRVYQTCRRPINGSRLSKHYVELVPPNDQISWPQFTTKPDLWASHKFKWMETLARLRRYGMTNVFFQLEVMPHLFNSSQFIIIIDNPSFEQEKLRLKSLRITNMSLRLLGVDRRRMLRLAVKVKTLETSIIDLATANEDEENYEDISLRQLEDTTRGKWRKFLNIVRDRRLAADYKVKVNNIEYLTRLIDLLDNYDREVLATYIMLHFVMHVQDESMESDEPIACAQEVRRNMELAANLFYEERFIDPDKLRLLQADVEDLFGHLRKQFLLKLDTNYLHLYPSQIDMLRLKMDKMTFNIGNIPQNVNRSQFVAQFYADLQLSEEQDYARIHLQLLEFRTSRWFGQLEKPASNSSDFFFISDSNSAMSSTPYYMLRQNLIIIPYGILQEPIFHQDTHDIFKISLLGFLLSHELMHGFVSGGLVFDFQGNGYDSGAELSELDRYSDALRCLNRNETDYIVEREADIAGIRLAYDVYFGPGSTFSQTQPSFTSVPLKQFFFLNLAQFFCGDAPENAFEEHDDDEMRLRQVLINFPAFADAYNCRKDLDNMHPSKKCRLW